Below is a genomic region from Chloracidobacterium sp..
GCATAAAGCGCCCGCGCCACGTGCGCCGGACGCGCCCCACGCCTTACCAACTCCGAAGCAATTTTGAATGTCCGCTCGGTCGTGTTGGCGTAGTGGAACGAACCCGTATCGGAAAGCAGCGCGGCGTACACACACTCGGCGATGGGTTGGTTGATGGTGACGCCCAGCGCCTTGCACAGGTTGTAGATCATTTCGCCGACGGCCGCCGCTGTAGCATCAATCCAGTTGATGTGCCCGAAGAGCGCCGTCGTCGTGTGATGGTCAATGTTGACGATGAACTGCTTTTCCAGTCCCGGTAGACCGGGACGGTTAAGATCGCTGCACTCAATGACAAACGCCGCGTCGTACGTCTCATCAATCGTCGGTCGAATCAACACGTCGCCCACACCGGGCAACTCCTGATAGGCGGACGGAATCGGGTCGCGCATCATCACAACAGCGTCCTTGTTCAACGCGCGCAAGCACCAGTAGAGCGCCAGCGACGATCCGGTGCTGTCCCCATCCGGGCGGGCATGGCCGGTGATCAAAAAGCGCCGTTTTGATTCGATGAGTTCAACCACTTGGCTGAGCATAGGGCTTCAACTCCATCAAGGGTGTTCGGCCCGCCGGTCGCCGAACAGACGACCGCCGCATCCGTCATGGCTTGCCGTCCTCCGCAGACGGAGGGGCGTCCAAGGCGGAAAAACGGGGGCGTTCCTCGTTCAGAATGGCCTCAATCCGAGACGCGGAAAGGAGCGTTTTGTCGAGAACAAAATGGAGTGACGGGACACGGTGCAGCCCAAGCCGTTGTCCCAGCGAACGCCGAATGAAGTCCCTCGCCGCATTGAGCGCCCGAACGGTGGCGGTGAAATCCGTCTCGGCGCACCCGTCGCCGCTGACATAAACGCGCGCCGACGTTCCCGCCGCATTCAACGCCACATAGTGGATCGCCACGGGGTCTACGGCTTCATCCGTCAGCTCGAAGCGAACAATCTCACTAATTTCTGTGCGGAAGGCTTCGCTGAGGCGCGCCCGGCGATGACGGGCTGCGCCGGTTGACCGCGAACCATGGCTGGCGTGGCGTCGCATGGGTTCGGTTACAACTCCATTGCGGCGTACTTTTCGAGCGTGTAACACTCGATGATGTCACCTTCCTTGATGTCGGAAAAGCGATCCAGCCCAACGCCGCACTCAAAGCCTGCTTTGACCTCCGCAACGTCGTCTTTGAACCGGCGCAGGGAGGCAATTTCGCCTTCATAGACCACCACGGAGTCCCGAATCAGGCGCACCTTTGCCCCACGCTTGATGACGCCATCCGCCACAAAGCAACCGGCGATGTTCCCCACTTTCGGCACTTTGATGACCTTGCGTACTTCCGCACGACCCAACTCAACTTCCTTCGTGAGCGGGTCTAGCATGCCGATCATCGCCTTACGCACTTCTTCTTCGACTTTGTAGATGACGGTGTGCAGGCGAATATCCACTCGCTCCTGTTTGGCCAGCTCAGCGACCCGTGGCGCCGGCCGGACGTTGAAGCCGACGATAATGCAAACGTGCGACATGTCGTTTGACGCGGACGCCAGCATCACGTCGGATTCCGTAATCGCGCCGACATCGGCCCGGATGACACGGATGCTCACCTTGTCGTTGGAAAGCTTCTGGAGGGTTTCGCGCAGCGCCTCGACCGAACCTTGTACGTCGGCCTTGAGAATGACCAGCAACTCTTTGAGCTGACCGCTCTTCATCTGCTGGTACATGTCTTCAAGACCGCGGGCTGAACTGCTCAACAGCTGCGCCATCCGCATCTTCGACTGGCGGTAGTTGGCCAACTCCTGGGCGCGGGCCGCGTCGTCCACCACTTGGAACAGGTCACCGGCTTTGGGTACGCCTTGCAGGCCCAGCACTTCGACCGGCACGGAAGGTCCGGCTTCGGTGATGGAGCGTCCACGGTCGTCTATCAACGCGCGTACGCGCCCAAAGTGCAGACCGACAATGAGCGGGTCCCCGACCTTGAGCGTTCCCTGCTGCACCAAAACCGACGCCACTGGGCCGCGTCCCTTGTCAAGCCGCGCTTCTAGAACAACGCCCGACGCCAACCGCTTTGTCGGCGCTTTGAGGTCGAGAAGATCGCCAGTGAGCAGAATCATTTCGAGGAGCGTGTCGAGATTACGGCGTTGCTTCGCCGAAATCTCAACCATGACGGTGTCGCCGCCCCATTCTTCGCAGACCAAGCCAATCTCAGACAGTTGCTTCTTGACGCGCTCAACGTTCGCCTGCGGTTTATCAATCTTGTTGATGGCGACAACAATCGGTACTTTGGCTGCGCGGGCGTGGTCAACCGCCTCAATGGTCTGCGGCATGACGCCGTCATCGGCGGCGACGACGATCACGGCAATGTCCGCCCCTTTGGCACCGCGCGCACGCATCATTGTGAAGGCTTCGTGACCCGGTGTGTCAAGAAACACCACGCGCCGGAGTTTTTCCGGGTTGTCAGGATCCGGGACTTCAACGCTGTATGCGCCAATGTGCTGGGTAATTCCACCAGCTTCACCGGCCGCCACGCGCGTGTTGCGGATGGCGTCCAGCAAACTGGTCTTGCCGTGGTCAACGTGTCCCATCACGGCGACGACCGGCGCACGCGGCTCAATATCGTCCAGCGAATCGCTCTCGATAGCGAGGATGTCCTGTTGTTCGTTGATGATTTCCTCAAGGCTGCGCACTGTCACTTCGTAGCCAAACTCGCGCGCCACCTCCCGCATCGCCTCTTCCGAAAGCGTTTGATTGATGGTGGCGATGATCCCTTTAGTGAGCAGCGCCGCTGCAATGTCCTTGGGTTTGACTTCAAGCTTCTCGGCCAGCTCTTTGAGCGTTGTCCCTTCGACCACTGTTACCGGCTTCAGTTCAGTAAAGACCGGCTTGGGCTTGGGCGCCGGGGCCGCCGGAGGTTCTGGGCGGACAAGGTTCTTTTCAAACTCACGGATTCGTCCAGCAGGCTCAGGCTTACCTTTCGCGCTGCGCCGCCCCCGACCAGCGCGCCCGCGGTCGGGAACCTGCGGCGGGACATAGGTGGTGCGTGTATGGGGCGGGGCGGTGGTATCCACTGGCGACGGCACACGGCTGATTGTGGGTCGAGCGGCACGTCCCTCACGCAGTTCCGCCCGCTTTTCTGGGGTTGTTTCCTGTTTGGCTGGGGTTGCCTGTTCGGCGCGCGCCGCCGGTTGCTCCGCCGCCGGTAAGCGTACCGCAGGAACAGTGAAGCTACGAATGACTGGTTGCGTTGAAGGCGGCGGCGTTGGAGCAGGCGGCTTACTCGGAGCGGGTGCAGCAGCGCCGCCGTTCGTTGGTGAGGCCGGCGGCGGGACGATGATTGGCTTGATGCTGGTCGCCGGTGCCGGCTTGGTCTCAGCCTTCGGCGCAGGCGTTGCCGGAGGCGGCGGTGATAATGTGACCACGCGCAGTGTCGCTTCCGCCTCAGGAGGCTTCGGCGCAGCCGCAGTCGGCGCAGCGGCCGGCGACGCCGCAGCCGGCGGGGTATCGGTAGCGCGCGCCGGTTCCGGTGACTTCTTGATAAGACGTGCGCCGGGGACGCTCACCGCCGGTTTGACGCCGACCGAAGCCGGCGACTCGGCCACTGACGGCGCAGTGACTGAGGGAATGGTCGTCAGCGGCACGTTTGGGATGACTGTGCCAGGGGGAAGCTTCCGCAGCTTTGGCGTCGGCGGTGGTACATTCGCGCTGGAGGCACGGTTTGGGTTGTAGCGTTCGCGAACCCGCTCGGCGGTCGTCTGCTCAATGCTGCTCGAGGGGACATAGTTCCCTTTGATCCCCATCCGTTGCAGTTCTTCAATGATCCGCTTGCTGTCAACCTTGAGCTCTTTCGCCAGCTCGTAGATTCTGATTTTGGTCGTCATGCGTGCTACGTCCCCTCTACGTGGTCTGCCCGCCAATGCGCCCTTCAAGCCTCAGGTTTAGATTGAGGCTCAACGGCGGCTACCCCCTCCGTCTCAGAAGACGCTTGTTCAATGGGAGACGCGCTAGTTGGCGGCGTTTCGGCGGCCTCTTCGAGCGCCGTCGTTGAAGCCTCAAGTGTCGCTCCGTCCGCCGTAGCTGCTGCAGCGACTGGAGGCGTCGTTTCTACGTTTGTCTCTGTCACCGGCGTCGCTTCTGCCGGAGACGGGCCGGTAGCGGCCTTCGGCGACAACCGTCTGGCCTGTTCAATGAGCGCCACGGCCTCGTCAAAGCTGATGTCAAGAATGCCGGCGACGTCATTGACGTGGGCCTCGGCCAATTCCTCAATCGTGGTGATGCCGGCCTTCTTTAGGTATTGAGCGTAGGCGGGATTGATGGCGCTCAAATCCGTCGCCGGCGCGTCTGTTCGTGACAACAGCGACTGGAATTGGCTAGCGACTTCGCGTTTCATTTCCGCTTCGCTGCGAATGTCAATGTTCCAGCCGACCAACTTGGACGCCAACCGTACGTTTTGTCCACGCTTACCAATCGCCAAACTAAGCTGAGATTCCTCAACGATGACTTCAAGGCGTTGATTAGTAAAGTCCGTAATCTGGACGCGACTGACCTTGGCCGGCGATAAGGCGTTGGCGGCGAACACCACCGGATCCTCCGACCAAGGGATGATGTCAATTTTCTCACCGCGCAGTTCGCGAATCACCGCCTGTACCCGCGACCCCTTCATACCGACGCATGCGCCCACTGGGTCAACATCCGGGTCGTTGGACGCAACGCCGATTTTGGCGCGTTCACCGGGTTCGCGGGCGGCGGCTTTGATGACCACCGTGCCGTCGTAAATTTCTGGAACTTCCATTTCAAAGAGCCGCTTGAGCAACTCTGGACTCGTCCGCGAGACGTGGACTTGTGGCTCTTTGGCGTCCTTCGTCACCTGGATGATGACGGCACGGATGCGGTCATTTTGGCTGAAGGACTCCGCCGGGGACTGTTCGGAACGCGGCAAAATGGCGTCGGTGCGCCCGATGTCGAGAATGATGTTCCCACGCTCAAAACGCTTGACGACCCCATGAACAATCTGGCCGACGCGCCCAATGTATTCGTTGTAGATGTTTTCGCGTTCCGCTTCCCGAACCTTCTGAATGATAATCTGCTTGGCGGTTTGAGCAGCGATCCGCCCCAGCTCCTCAAAGCGATCTTGGCGCGGTTCGTAGAGCACGTCGCCAATCTCAGCGGAAGCGTCGGCCTGTAGCGCCTCTTCCAGCGACACCTCGGTTTCCGGTGAAACCACCACGTCGGTGACGCGCTTAGCGGCATATAACTCCATGCGGTGACTTTCTTCGCTGTAGATGGCGACAAGGTTTTCGTTGGACTTGAAGTGCCGCCGTGCAGCCGCCGTCACAGCGTCTTGAATCGCCTCAATAATGATGCGCGGGTCAATATTTTTATCCCGACTAATGGCCTGAATCTGTTCCGATAGTAATGACATAGTCCGCTGCCTCCCTCTAAGGCCAGTTACGATACGGGAGTCACTGCTTTACGCGCCGCACGTTTTTCTTCCGCCATCCGAAACAGTTCTTCGGCGCTGACTTCGAGCTGCGCCTGCTCGATGGCGGAAAGCGGAAAACGCATTTCCAACCCGGCGTCGTTGACGAGGACAATAAACGGCGCATCGTCCGCGTGAACCGCCTGGAGTCGTCCGCGCCACAGGCGCTTGCCGTGAACGGCCGTCGTGGTACGCAACCGGATGCGTCGGCCAGCAAAGCGCTGGTAATCCGCCAGCCGGTAAAGACCTCGTTCAACGCCGGGCGAGGAGACTTCAAGCGTGTAGGCCGTCGGTACGGCGTCAATCGCATCGAGGTGATCGCCAATCCGCCGGCTTAACGCAGCGCATTGCTCTAGGGTGACGCCGGCTGGGTGATCCACCACGACGCGCAACAGACGCCGTCGTCCGGCTCCTTTCATTTCGCACACAACAAACTCGAAGCCGTCCTGCGTCACAAGCCGCTCAATGGTTTCGGCGATGTCCAACACCGTTGTTCCTCAAGACTGAAATGGCGGCGGTCTCCCACCACCCTAAGCATTGAACCATCCGACGCGGTGAGCGGCGCTGACCATGACGCCGCGCACCATATGCGCCCAAGATAAGTCATTCAGTATAAACAAGCGTCGCAAAAGGGCAAGCGCCGCCAACGTCCTGGCTCAGCGTTTCGCCCCCATCGTGAAGGATGCGGTATTCAATCAATCCGCTCCATTGAATAGACAACAAGTTTGGCGTGGCTGCCTCGGATGTCATCGCAGGAAGCCCGCCTGAAACGCCAGCCGCCGACGCCCGCCGGTGGAAGTGGAAAAACTACGTAACTATGCCGCTTTGAATTCGATATTTTTGGACAGCTTAAGCCGAGACCACACTTTGCCGCCATCGCAGGCGCTTGAGCCGACGTGGGAGAGGTGTCGGCGGATGATTGCGTCCGGTTGAGGCGCAGACTAAAAGAAACTTTGAACCTAGTCGGTTGGTAGTCCCTCGCCTTACGAGGAAAAATGAGCAACCCGACGCCTACAGCCCTTGCTTCAATTGAGGAAGCCATTGCCGACATCCGCTCCGGGCGGATGGTCATCGTTGTGGACGACGAGGATCGTGAAAACGAAGGGGATTTGGTTTGTGCGGCGGAAAAGGTCACGCCTGACATTATCAACTTCATGGCAAAGTACGGCCGGGGGTTGATTTGTCTCTCCCTGACCGAAGAACGCTGCGACGAACTGGATTTGCCCCTGCAGGTCGCCAACAACACGTCGGGCTTCGGTACAGCCTTCACCGTATCCATTGAAGCCAAGCGTGGCGTGACAACCGGCATTTCCGCCGCCGACCGCGCCACGACGATTCTCACCGCCGTCAATCCGGCGACGCGCCCTGAAGACCTTGCGCGACCAGGGCATGTTTTCCCCTTGCGCGCACGGCGCGGGGGCGTCTTGGTGCGTCCGGGGCAAACTGAAGCCAGCGTAGATTTGGCGCGGCTGGCCGGGCTAACGCCAGCCGGCGTCATCTGTGAAATCATGAACGACGATGGAACGATGGCGCGGCTGCCGCAGCTCGTTGAATTCGCCCGCCGGCATGGCTTGAAGATCGTCTCGGTCGCCGACCTGATCCGTTATCGGCTGGCAAATGAAATTCACGTCCGTTGCACGGCTGAAGCCGACTTGACGCTGCCATACGGAAAGTTTCACGCCATGACGTTTCGCAGCGATATTACGGACGAAGTCCACTTGGCGCTTGTGCTGGGCGAACCGGCCAAGGTGGATTCGGTGCTGGTGCGTGTGCATTCACAAACGCTTCTGGGGGATGTCTTCGAGGAAGCAAGCGACGAAGCCGGACAGTGGCTGCGCCGGGCGCTCCGCAAAATTGCCGCCGAGGGTTGCGGCGTGCTGCTGTACTTGCGCCAGAAGCATGCCGGTACGCACCTTGAAGACCATCTGCGCGCCATCGCCAAGGGGGAAACCATCATTCACGGAAACGTCCGCGATTATGGGACGGGGGCGCAAATTTTGCGCGCACTGGGCCTGCGCCGGATTCGGTTGCTGACGAATCATCCCCGCCGGCTGACGGCGCTGGAAGGCTTTGGGCTGGTCTTTCTCGATACAGTGCCGCTTGATGACTGAGCAGCGGCGGCTCATTACCTTAGCCGTCATTGGGGGCATTGCATTTGGGGCGCGGCTAAGCGTCCGGCTGGCGCGCGGCGAAGCCAACTTCTGGGAACAGAGTTACGGTTTTTATTTCGATCTGGCGCAGAAACTCGTCAATGAACACACTTTCTGCTTGGACGCACTGAGTTGCGCCTACTGGACGCCGCTGTATCCGGCGTTTCTGGCGCTGGCGACTGGCGGCGCGCGCCGATTTGAAGCCGTCGCTGTGGCGCAGTCGCTGGTCGGCGCGGGCACGGCTTTGTGCGCATATGGTTTGGCGCGGCGCTGGTTTGACGCGCGCGCCGGCCTCATCGCAGCGGCGCTGACGGCGCTGTATCCCTACTTCGTCGTTCACGATACGGCGCTTCAGGAAACCGGGCTTTACACGCTGGCGGTTGCGGCGGCGACGTTGGTTCTTGATGCGGTTTCATCGGCGCGGCGTCCAGTTTGGGCGGCTGCGTTGGCAGGGGGCTTGACCGGACTGGCGATGCTGGTGCGGCCGTCACTTGCGCCGTTTGTGCCGCTCGCGCTGGGCTGGCTCTGGTTTGCGATGCGAAGCACGCCGGCGGCGGTCTGGTGGAAGACGTTGGGTGGCTACGCGGCGGCGGTCTGCGTCGTCCTTGCGCCGTGGCTGCTGCGGAACACTCTCGTCGTTGGGCGGCCGACGCTAACAACGCGCATTGGCCACTCGCTCTGGATCGGCAACAACCCGCAGACGTTCAGCCATTACCCACAGGGCAGCATTGACCGCAGTACGGAAGCGGCGTGGGCGGCGCTGACGCCCACCGAACTGGCCGAGGTCAAACAAGCTGTTGCGCGCGGCGAGACGGCGCTGGACGACTGGTTTCGCGCGCGGGCATTGGCGTTTGTCCGGGCGCATCCGGGGCGGACGCTGGCGGCGGCTGGACGCAAGTTGGGTGCAGCCTTTTGGTGGCGGCTCAATCCCGTCAAGGGCTGGCGCGAGCAGCTTGTTTACGGCGGCGGTTATGTTCCGGTGATGTTGTTGGCGCTGGGCGGCGCATGGCGGCTAGCACGGCGGCGGCGTTGGTCGCCGTTGGTGCTCTGTGGCGCACACGTCGTTGCGTTTGGACTGACGACGGCGGTGTTTTGGGCGCACACCAGTCACCGCAGCTACCTTGACGTGTATTTCATCGTGTTGGCTGGTGGAGCACTTTCAGCCCTGTGCCAGGGAAACCAAAGAGCAGACCACCAGTCCACTTGAAAGCGTAACTTCCGAATGAAGTGTCCCCAGACCTAGGGGAGCAAACAAAGCACGCGCGTTTGCCGCTCGATGCCCCTACACGAGGCGCTGTTCCCGGCGAGTTAGGCAACCGCAACCTGTTACGATGGGCGCGTAGCCGCCGCTTCAGGCAACCTGCTTAGGGGTTGCGTATTGCAGGTGACCGACGCACGATACAGGTATGCCGAGTTTTCCACCGACTTCACCAACCCTTTCACCGCCATCATTTTCCGGATCATCAAACTCGCCCAGTAACGCGCTTTCTTCGGAGAACACGGCGCCGTTAGGCATCCCGACTTGGTTGCCGCAGGCGCTCCACGCCTTCGCTTTCCGGGATTACCGTCGCCAATGGGCCGGCGCGTTCGCTTCCAGCGTGGGCAGCTGGATGCAGCAAGTCGCGCAAGCTTGGCTCATTCTGGAGTTGACGGCGAGTCCATTCTACCTCGGTCTGGATGCTTTTCTGGGGATGGCGCCGATGCTGAGTCTGTCGCTGGTGGGCGGCGCCGTCGCCGATCGCGTTGACCGTCGCAAGCTGTTGCTGGCGTCGCAGGCCGTACAGCTTTCGAGCGCCCTGACATTGGCGATACTGGTTGGAACACAGGCGCTGCGAGGTATGCCGCTGGTGTACGCCATCCTGAGCCTGTCATTGCTGACCGGCATGGCGCAGGCGATGAGCGGGCCGGCCTACTTGGCGTTGTTGCCGAATCTCGTTCCCAAGCCGTTTGTTGGGCAAGCCGTCGCCGGCAACGCCATGCAGTTCAACCTCGCGCGGGTTGTCGGGCCGATGCTGGCCGGGTTGGTGATGGTGCGCTTTGGGGTCGCCGCCTGCTTTGCCCTGAACGCGCTGTCGTTTTTGGCCGTGATGGCGGCGTTGGCGACGATCCGCCCGCCCCAGTACGTTGGGGCGGCGGCCGGTCAGTCGTGGCAGCAGGAGATTCTAACGGGTGTGCGCTACGTCTTTGGCGATCCCAACCGACGGCGACTGTGCCTCCTTGCCGCATTGACAACCGGGTTGGGCGTCGCCGTTCCAACCTTGCTGCCGCAATACACCAAAATGGTCTGGCATGGCGACGAAGCGTTGTTTTCACGCTTGGCGGCTTGTTCCGGTCTGGGCGCGGTAGTCGGCGCGGTGGCGGCCGCGATGGTCGCCAAAAAAGCGCAGTTATTGCCGTTGGTGTTTGGCGCGCAGGCGACGCTGGGGCTTTGTATGACGCTGCTGGCCGTCACAAGTTGGTTCTGGGCGGCTTGTTTCTGGCTGTTTGTCGGCGGGGCGCTCCTTGTGGCGGCTTACGCGCTGGTCACAACCTGCTTCCAACAGAACATTGAAGACGACATGCGCGGGCGTTCGGTGAGCATCTACATGGTCTGCTTCCGAGGCGGTATGGCGGTAGGCGGCCTGCTGGCCGGGACGCTGGCGCACTGGTGGAATGTGCCGGCGACGTTCGGACTGGCCGGCTTTGCTCTGGCCGCCGTAGGTTTGTGGGGGGCCTGCGACCGACGAAGTGTCAGCCGTGCGGAAGGCGTTTAGACCGCTTCTCGCGTCAGCGAAGCGGCGCCCCGGAGTGAACGGCGTCAAGGGTTCGGCGTGCGGCGGCCGACCGCCGGTCGGCCAAAGGCGCTACGGGTTGCGACGCAGAACGGTGAACGTCCCCCGTTCCGAAACCCAGACGATGGAAAACATCTCATACCCGACCGGACGCCGCCCAAGCATGGCGTCCAGCGCGTCGCCCCGACCAACCACCAGCCACGTCACCGTCGCCGGAATCGCCTTGTCCAAGGCGTGCCACTCCGAACGCCCTTCGTGCAGCAGTTGGGCGTAGGTCAGCCCGCTCTGCGCAATCACGGATGACGCTTCCCCGCTGAAAAGCGCAACTTGCGCTTGCCCAATGTGCGCGCGCAAAAACTGCGCCAACGCGCGGCGCTCGCGTCCGGCCGGCGTGAACTGTACGCGATAAGCTTCCTGAAAAACCGACAGTTGGTACACGCCGTCGCGCAACAACCAGAGTAATTGTCCGAGGCACGCCAGCATAACAGCCGCCGGCCACCACGGTTGCGACCGTCTCCGTTGCCGCGCTGCGACCGCCAGACCAACGCCGACGGCCAACGCCGGGAGCGCCGTCAAGCCATAGCGGTTATTCAAAAACAGCGGGTAAATCTGAATGTTGCCCGAATACAGGCTGTAGGCGGTAAACAGCGGCGGCAGCCACAGCCACAACAGCGCCACGCCAAGCGGTACATCCAATGAACGCGCGCGCCAAAGCTCATACAGCCGCCGCGCCCAGCCGATCAACCCGAACAACGTTGTGACGGCGGTGACGCAAATCACCACCGTCACACTCCACACCAGTCCGGCGGCAAGCGGCTGCCCGACGACAAAACTCAAGTAACTCAACTCGTCCCGGTGACGCGCAAAGTAGCCGCGCGCCGAGTACGGTCCGTCAAGAAACTCCAGCGGACGGCCGTAAATTGCCCAGTTGTGCCAGAGCCAATACACAATCCCCGCCCCGACGACACCGCCCCAGAGCGTGATGTCGGCGACGCGCGCCCGACCGCGACGCGGCGAACACAACGCCACGAGGCCTAATCCGGCCGGCGTCAAAATCCAACCTTCGTAGCGGGTGAGGACGGCCAACAGCGTCCACAGCGCAAACTTCACCAGTAGAGCACGGCGACCCTGCACCACCCAACCGTACCCATACCAGACGCTCCCCAGCAGCGTCGCCAGAAACAGCGGCTCCGTCAGGGGCGTCGTCTGGACGTAAAGCAATGACGGATTGAGCGCAAACGCCGACCAAGCGACGACGGCGGACATCCGCGACGCCGTGAGCGCCGCAACAAGGCGGAAGAGAAAAACCGCCGCCGTGACAAAGGCGGTTAGTGAGAGGAGGCTTCCGGCCAGCCCTGTCCGCCAGAGGAAGTCGGAAGCCGTTAGCGGGGCGGCTAGAACGTGCGGCAGAGGCAGCCACGGACTGCCCAACTGAATGTAACGATCCCACCAGCCGGCGTCCGGTGGGGCGTCCACGAGCTTGCGGGCGATCGCCAGATGGGCGCAGCCGTCGCCGTAGAGGTTATTCCACCCATAGGCGTAAACCCAGACTAGGGTCGCCCCGCCAATCACAAGCGAGCCCGGCGCGACCAACCGCGCCGGTTCGAAGTTTGTCTGTCTAGACGGCGCACCGACGGCGGACACATTCCCAAGCAAAGACCTGTCGAGCACGGACGTTTTCCGTCGCCACGGCCAACGCCGAGACCAAATCATCCTCAAACATGTTGGGCTGAAACGCGGGCGTCGGCGTCAGGCGGTCACGTCCGCCAGTGCGCCGTGAAGGCGGAGAAGGGATTTTTGACGAATCCGTTGCGAATGTATCGGTTGCGAACTTGGTCGTCATAGCGGGTTTCCTCCTGTGACGAACGTCGCGCGCCAACGTCGCGGCGGTCGTGAGGAAACCACCGCGCGTTAGGACGCAGGCAAAG
It encodes:
- a CDS encoding bifunctional oligoribonuclease/PAP phosphatase NrnA — protein: MLSQVVELIESKRRFLITGHARPDGDSTGSSLALYWCLRALNKDAVVMMRDPIPSAYQELPGVGDVLIRPTIDETYDAAFVIECSDLNRPGLPGLEKQFIVNIDHHTTTALFGHINWIDATAAAVGEMIYNLCKALGVTINQPIAECVYAALLSDTGSFHYANTTERTFKIASELVRRGARPAHVARALYASHSFGKIKLLGSVLSTLQRDESGRVAWVTMTRDMMEAADATEDDLEGIVNHPLSIRDVEAAVFFKEIHPGQFRISLRSKGNVDVSKIAERFGGGGHKCASGCTVVGSRDSVESRVLASLQSALGGASLAAD
- the rbfA gene encoding 30S ribosome-binding factor RbfA; the protein is MRRHASHGSRSTGAARHRRARLSEAFRTEISEIVRFELTDEAVDPVAIHYVALNAAGTSARVYVSGDGCAETDFTATVRALNAARDFIRRSLGQRLGLHRVPSLHFVLDKTLLSASRIEAILNEERPRFSALDAPPSAEDGKP
- the infB gene encoding translation initiation factor IF-2; translated protein: MTTKIRIYELAKELKVDSKRIIEELQRMGIKGNYVPSSSIEQTTAERVRERYNPNRASSANVPPPTPKLRKLPPGTVIPNVPLTTIPSVTAPSVAESPASVGVKPAVSVPGARLIKKSPEPARATDTPPAAASPAAAPTAAAPKPPEAEATLRVVTLSPPPPATPAPKAETKPAPATSIKPIIVPPPASPTNGGAAAPAPSKPPAPTPPPSTQPVIRSFTVPAVRLPAAEQPAARAEQATPAKQETTPEKRAELREGRAARPTISRVPSPVDTTAPPHTRTTYVPPQVPDRGRAGRGRRSAKGKPEPAGRIREFEKNLVRPEPPAAPAPKPKPVFTELKPVTVVEGTTLKELAEKLEVKPKDIAAALLTKGIIATINQTLSEEAMREVAREFGYEVTVRSLEEIINEQQDILAIESDSLDDIEPRAPVVAVMGHVDHGKTSLLDAIRNTRVAAGEAGGITQHIGAYSVEVPDPDNPEKLRRVVFLDTPGHEAFTMMRARGAKGADIAVIVVAADDGVMPQTIEAVDHARAAKVPIVVAINKIDKPQANVERVKKQLSEIGLVCEEWGGDTVMVEISAKQRRNLDTLLEMILLTGDLLDLKAPTKRLASGVVLEARLDKGRGPVASVLVQQGTLKVGDPLIVGLHFGRVRALIDDRGRSITEAGPSVPVEVLGLQGVPKAGDLFQVVDDAARAQELANYRQSKMRMAQLLSSSARGLEDMYQQMKSGQLKELLVILKADVQGSVEALRETLQKLSNDKVSIRVIRADVGAITESDVMLASASNDMSHVCIIVGFNVRPAPRVAELAKQERVDIRLHTVIYKVEEEVRKAMIGMLDPLTKEVELGRAEVRKVIKVPKVGNIAGCFVADGVIKRGAKVRLIRDSVVVYEGEIASLRRFKDDVAEVKAGFECGVGLDRFSDIKEGDIIECYTLEKYAAMEL
- the nusA gene encoding transcription termination factor NusA, which codes for MSLLSEQIQAISRDKNIDPRIIIEAIQDAVTAAARRHFKSNENLVAIYSEESHRMELYAAKRVTDVVVSPETEVSLEEALQADASAEIGDVLYEPRQDRFEELGRIAAQTAKQIIIQKVREAERENIYNEYIGRVGQIVHGVVKRFERGNIILDIGRTDAILPRSEQSPAESFSQNDRIRAVIIQVTKDAKEPQVHVSRTSPELLKRLFEMEVPEIYDGTVVIKAAAREPGERAKIGVASNDPDVDPVGACVGMKGSRVQAVIRELRGEKIDIIPWSEDPVVFAANALSPAKVSRVQITDFTNQRLEVIVEESQLSLAIGKRGQNVRLASKLVGWNIDIRSEAEMKREVASQFQSLLSRTDAPATDLSAINPAYAQYLKKAGITTIEELAEAHVNDVAGILDISFDEAVALIEQARRLSPKAATGPSPAEATPVTETNVETTPPVAAAATADGATLEASTTALEEAAETPPTSASPIEQASSETEGVAAVEPQSKPEA
- a CDS encoding ribosome maturation factor RimP, translated to MLDIAETIERLVTQDGFEFVVCEMKGAGRRRLLRVVVDHPAGVTLEQCAALSRRIGDHLDAIDAVPTAYTLEVSSPGVERGLYRLADYQRFAGRRIRLRTTTAVHGKRLWRGRLQAVHADDAPFIVLVNDAGLEMRFPLSAIEQAQLEVSAEELFRMAEEKRAARKAVTPVS
- the ribB gene encoding 3,4-dihydroxy-2-butanone-4-phosphate synthase, producing MSNPTPTALASIEEAIADIRSGRMVIVVDDEDRENEGDLVCAAEKVTPDIINFMAKYGRGLICLSLTEERCDELDLPLQVANNTSGFGTAFTVSIEAKRGVTTGISAADRATTILTAVNPATRPEDLARPGHVFPLRARRGGVLVRPGQTEASVDLARLAGLTPAGVICEIMNDDGTMARLPQLVEFARRHGLKIVSVADLIRYRLANEIHVRCTAEADLTLPYGKFHAMTFRSDITDEVHLALVLGEPAKVDSVLVRVHSQTLLGDVFEEASDEAGQWLRRALRKIAAEGCGVLLYLRQKHAGTHLEDHLRAIAKGETIIHGNVRDYGTGAQILRALGLRRIRLLTNHPRRLTALEGFGLVFLDTVPLDD
- a CDS encoding glycosyltransferase family 39 protein; its protein translation is MTEQRRLITLAVIGGIAFGARLSVRLARGEANFWEQSYGFYFDLAQKLVNEHTFCLDALSCAYWTPLYPAFLALATGGARRFEAVAVAQSLVGAGTALCAYGLARRWFDARAGLIAAALTALYPYFVVHDTALQETGLYTLAVAAATLVLDAVSSARRPVWAAALAGGLTGLAMLVRPSLAPFVPLALGWLWFAMRSTPAAVWWKTLGGYAAAVCVVLAPWLLRNTLVVGRPTLTTRIGHSLWIGNNPQTFSHYPQGSIDRSTEAAWAALTPTELAEVKQAVARGETALDDWFRARALAFVRAHPGRTLAAAGRKLGAAFWWRLNPVKGWREQLVYGGGYVPVMLLALGGAWRLARRRRWSPLVLCGAHVVAFGLTTAVFWAHTSHRSYLDVYFIVLAGGALSALCQGNQRADHQST